One part of the Methylobacterium terrae genome encodes these proteins:
- the glmS gene encoding glutamine--fructose-6-phosphate transaminase (isomerizing), translated as MCGIVGIVGRNAVAGQVVDALRRLEYRGYDSAGIATLESGRLERRRAEGKLSNLQLKLLQSPLAGAIGIGHTRWATHGRPNETNAHPHATERLAVVHNGIIENFRELKAELQARGCVFETETDTEVVAQLVSHLMRGGLGPVSAVEAALPRLRGAFALAFLFAGEEDFLIGARHGAPLAVGFGDGETYLGSDALALAPFTDEITYLEEGDWTILTRDGAEIRDAAGHVVARPRQRIATQAFLVDKGNYRHFMAKEIYEQPEVVGRTFAHYVDLAAGRVALPEALPFDFASLNRLSITACGTAYYAGLVAKYWFETLARLPVEIDVASETRYREPPLEKGGLTLVISQSGETADTLASLRYAKAQGQHTLAVVNVPTSTIAREASAVVPTLAGPEIGVASTKAFSCQLTVLLCLALAAGRARGTLDEAAEKRLVDALITVPGLMAEALKREEEIEILSREIAKARDVLYLGRGTAYPMALEGALKLKEISYIHAEGYAAGELKHGPIALIDDAVPVVVIAPHDATFEKTVSNMQEVAARGGRIVLIGDARGAAAAGLDTLATLMMPDLDPVVAPIVYAVPVQLLAYHTAVALGKDVDQPRNLAKSVTVE; from the coding sequence ATGTGCGGGATCGTTGGGATCGTCGGCCGGAATGCGGTGGCGGGACAGGTTGTTGACGCGTTGCGGCGGCTTGAGTACCGCGGGTACGATTCGGCGGGCATCGCCACGCTTGAATCCGGCCGTCTCGAGCGCCGACGCGCCGAGGGCAAGCTGTCGAACCTGCAGCTCAAGCTGCTGCAGAGCCCGCTCGCCGGCGCCATCGGCATCGGCCACACCCGCTGGGCGACGCACGGCCGTCCGAACGAGACCAACGCCCACCCGCACGCCACCGAGCGCCTGGCGGTCGTGCATAACGGGATCATCGAGAACTTCCGCGAGCTCAAGGCCGAGCTGCAGGCCCGGGGCTGCGTGTTCGAGACCGAGACCGACACCGAGGTCGTGGCCCAGCTCGTCAGCCACCTGATGCGCGGCGGCCTCGGCCCCGTCTCGGCCGTCGAGGCGGCCCTGCCGCGCCTGCGCGGCGCCTTCGCGCTCGCCTTCCTGTTCGCCGGCGAGGAGGACTTCCTGATCGGCGCCCGCCACGGCGCGCCGCTCGCGGTCGGCTTCGGCGACGGCGAGACCTATCTCGGCTCCGACGCGCTCGCGCTCGCCCCCTTCACCGACGAGATCACCTATCTCGAGGAGGGCGACTGGACCATCCTGACCCGCGACGGCGCCGAGATCCGGGACGCCGCCGGCCACGTCGTCGCCCGCCCGCGCCAGAGGATCGCCACGCAGGCCTTCCTGGTCGACAAGGGCAACTACCGGCACTTCATGGCAAAGGAGATCTACGAGCAGCCCGAGGTGGTCGGCCGCACCTTCGCCCACTACGTCGACCTCGCCGCCGGCCGGGTCGCCCTGCCGGAGGCCTTGCCCTTCGACTTCGCGTCGCTCAACCGCCTCTCGATCACCGCCTGCGGCACCGCCTACTATGCCGGTCTCGTCGCCAAGTACTGGTTCGAGACGCTGGCCCGCCTGCCGGTCGAGATCGACGTCGCCTCCGAGACCCGCTACCGCGAGCCGCCGCTGGAGAAGGGCGGGCTGACGCTCGTCATCTCGCAATCGGGCGAGACCGCCGACACCCTGGCCTCGCTGCGCTACGCCAAGGCGCAGGGGCAGCACACGCTGGCGGTGGTCAACGTGCCGACCTCGACCATCGCCCGCGAGGCCTCGGCGGTGGTGCCGACGCTGGCCGGCCCCGAGATCGGCGTCGCCTCGACCAAGGCGTTCTCGTGCCAGCTGACCGTGCTGCTCTGCCTGGCGCTGGCGGCGGGCCGGGCGCGGGGCACCCTCGACGAGGCGGCGGAGAAGCGCCTCGTCGACGCGCTGATCACGGTGCCGGGCCTGATGGCCGAGGCGTTGAAGCGCGAGGAGGAGATCGAGATCCTGTCCCGCGAGATCGCCAAGGCGCGCGACGTGCTGTATCTCGGCCGCGGGACCGCCTACCCGATGGCGCTCGAGGGCGCGCTGAAGCTCAAGGAGATCTCCTACATCCACGCCGAGGGCTACGCGGCGGGCGAGCTGAAGCACGGGCCGATCGCGCTCATCGACGATGCGGTGCCGGTGGTGGTGATCGCCCCCCACGACGCGACGTTCGAGAAGACCGTCTCGAACATGCAGGAGGTGGCAGCCCGCGGCGGCCGGATCGTGCTGATCGGCGACGCGCGCGGCGCCGCCGCCGCCGGGCTCGACACGCTCGCCACCCTGATGATGCCGGACCTCGATCCGGTCGTCGCCCCGATCGTCTACGCGGTGCCGGTGCAGCTGCTCGCCTACCACACCGCCGTGGCGCTCGGAAAAGACGTCGACCAGCCGAGAAACCTCGCAAAATCCGTCACCGTGGAGTGA
- the galE gene encoding UDP-glucose 4-epimerase GalE: MAVLVTGGAGYIGSHMVLALIDAGHDEVVVLDDLSTGFDWALPPEVTLVRGDVADQALVAETIRRHGINALAHFAAKTVVPDSVSDPLGYYLANTVKSRALIEAAIGAGVRHVIFSSTAAVYGEPAVVPVPEDLAPNPINPYGRSKLMTEWMLEDAARAHGISYVALRYFNVAGADPRGRSGQSTPNATHLLKVATQAALGKRSHLEVFGTDYPTPDGSCLRDYIQVSDLAAAHLTALNHLRGGGESLTLNCGYGRGYSVLEVIDMVKSVSGVDFPVKLLARRPGDPSQVIAQADRIKFQLGWVPQYQDLREIVSQAIQWEEILKRYKK, translated from the coding sequence ATGGCGGTACTTGTCACGGGTGGTGCCGGCTACATCGGCAGCCACATGGTGCTGGCCCTGATCGATGCCGGGCACGACGAGGTGGTGGTCCTCGACGATCTCTCGACCGGGTTCGACTGGGCGCTGCCGCCGGAAGTCACGCTGGTGCGCGGCGACGTCGCAGACCAGGCCCTCGTCGCCGAGACGATCCGCCGGCACGGGATCAACGCACTGGCCCACTTCGCTGCTAAAACGGTGGTGCCGGATTCGGTCTCGGATCCGCTGGGCTACTACCTCGCCAACACGGTGAAGTCGCGGGCGCTGATCGAGGCGGCGATCGGCGCCGGCGTGCGCCACGTGATCTTCTCCTCGACCGCGGCGGTCTACGGCGAGCCGGCCGTGGTGCCGGTGCCCGAGGATCTGGCTCCGAACCCGATCAACCCCTACGGCCGCTCGAAGCTGATGACCGAGTGGATGCTGGAGGACGCCGCCCGCGCCCACGGCATCAGCTACGTGGCCTTGCGCTACTTCAACGTGGCGGGCGCCGATCCGCGCGGGCGCTCGGGCCAGTCGACCCCCAACGCCACCCACCTCCTCAAGGTCGCGACCCAGGCCGCCCTCGGCAAGCGGAGCCATCTGGAGGTGTTCGGCACCGACTACCCGACGCCGGACGGCTCGTGCCTGCGCGACTACATCCAGGTCTCCGACCTCGCGGCGGCCCATCTCACGGCGCTCAACCACCTGCGGGGCGGGGGCGAGAGCCTGACGCTCAATTGCGGCTACGGCCGCGGCTACTCGGTGCTGGAGGTGATCGACATGGTGAAGTCGGTCTCCGGCGTCGACTTTCCGGTCAAGCTGTTGGCGCGTCGACCCGGTGATCCTTCGCAAGTTATCGCTCAGGCAGATCGAATCAAGTTTCAACTTGGGTGGGTGCCACAATATCAGGATTTAAGAGAGATTGTATCTCAAGCTATTCAATGGGAAGAGATTTTGAAAAGATATAAGAAATAA
- a CDS encoding ABC transporter permease produces the protein MKSALEIQLDVLGALMLRDIRTRFGGTIWGYSIAVGWPCAHILVITAAYAIMHRPTPIGESIVLFAVTGLSPYIILNYTSRKMMEGPLQNRHLIYFPQVKFFDVVISRALVEMCTSSLSIFMVFFIAACCGAQIIPRDPYIFCESMMLALFFAMGMGFFNVFISQMYPQWQLIVVVPILIIYFTSGTIVMTEAMPAVIYGYLDWNPLMHIVKVCRSAFYPGYGAEADILFVLMVSGALALTGLVGIRFVVPRFLN, from the coding sequence ATGAAGTCGGCGCTCGAGATCCAGCTCGACGTTCTCGGGGCGCTCATGCTGCGTGACATCCGCACCCGCTTTGGCGGCACGATATGGGGCTACAGCATCGCGGTTGGCTGGCCCTGCGCCCACATCCTCGTCATCACCGCCGCCTACGCCATCATGCACAGGCCGACGCCTATCGGTGAAAGCATCGTGCTGTTCGCCGTGACTGGCCTATCTCCTTACATCATACTTAATTATACATCTCGCAAGATGATGGAAGGGCCACTGCAGAACAGGCACTTGATATATTTTCCACAGGTTAAATTCTTCGATGTTGTCATTTCGCGTGCCCTCGTCGAAATGTGCACCAGCAGCCTGAGCATCTTTATGGTGTTTTTTATCGCGGCGTGCTGCGGCGCACAGATCATTCCAAGAGATCCGTATATTTTCTGTGAAAGTATGATGCTTGCGTTGTTTTTCGCGATGGGAATGGGTTTTTTTAATGTTTTCATCTCGCAGATGTACCCGCAATGGCAATTAATTGTCGTCGTCCCTATTCTTATCATATATTTTACCAGCGGCACGATCGTCATGACCGAAGCGATGCCAGCAGTCATCTACGGGTACCTCGATTGGAACCCGCTCATGCACATCGTCAAGGTGTGCCGATCGGCTTTCTATCCCGGTTACGGCGCGGAGGCCGATATCCTGTTCGTGCTCATGGTCAGCGGCGCGCTGGCGCTGACCGGTCTCGTAGGCATCCGCTTCGTAGTGCCGCGCTTCCTCAACTGA
- a CDS encoding bifunctional [glutamine synthetase] adenylyltransferase/[glutamine synthetase]-adenylyl-L-tyrosine phosphorylase — protein MTDPLAARLTRAPRLAEPERAKDRLDDLVQAAPDLAPRFEPARDLLLGLADHSPFLWGLAARDPGRLAGLLERSPEQSNAAILADQRGAGLAGGDVAGSLRRNRAAHALLVALADIGGVWSLEQVTAALSDFADASVSAAVDAALIQAAGTGRFRPADPGKPQEGSGLIVLGMGKLGAGELNYSSDVDLIVLFDPDVAPLRDGVEATPFFSRIAQTVAKLLQERTADGYVHRVDYRLRPDPGSTPTALSLPSAYTYYETVGQNWERAAFIKARAVAGDLPLAERFLSELRPFIWRKYFDFASIADVHAMKRQIHAVRGHGAIAVAGHDIKLGRGGIREVEFFVQTQQLVFGGRRPSLRGRRTLEMLAVLHDEGWITPQARDELSDAYRFLRTVEHRLQMVADEQTQRLPEEPSKLGRFARFLGYPDEAAFGEALTAEARRVQGHYALLFEAEPDLAAEVGDLVFTGSDDDPETLATLRRLGFRAPERATETVRGWHFGRRPAVTSPRAREVLTELVPALIQALSGTADPDGALAALDRAFGRMPAAVELLTILRSHERLRLLFADLLGTVPRLADTVAFSPHVLDAVIDPAFVAPVTEAEALALQFRAGIGQPRDLEDFLDRSRDAARQLRFVTGARLLSGILPPSGAGRAYAGIAEAAVAAALRAVESAFAEEHGRVPGGRFAVLGLGRLGSCQLTADSDLDLVVLYDFNETRRESDGRRALDAAVYYNRLTQRLVGALTVPTRRGRLYEVDLRLRPSGGQGPIANQWQRFAAYWREEAEPWEHMALTRARAIAGDASLMREADAAAGAILRQPRDARTVASEVRAMRALVAREKGDHGPLDLKLAPGGLLDLDFLGQALVLSHAARHPDLVGLDAPGVLERAGDHGLLEPGLAGRLVTAYRFLDDAHHWQRLMVEGDFGRTAPPAARARLAAALGQPDEAALTAQLTETRAGVREAFEAILG, from the coding sequence GTGACGGACCCGCTCGCCGCGCGCCTGACCCGGGCGCCCCGCCTCGCCGAGCCGGAACGGGCGAAGGACCGCCTCGACGACCTGGTGCAGGCGGCCCCGGACCTCGCGCCCCGGTTCGAGCCCGCCCGCGACCTCCTCCTCGGCCTCGCCGACCACTCGCCGTTCCTGTGGGGCCTGGCCGCCCGCGACCCCGGCCGGCTCGCCGGCCTGCTGGAGCGCTCGCCGGAGCAATCGAACGCCGCGATCCTGGCCGACCAGCGCGGGGCCGGTCTCGCCGGCGGCGACGTCGCCGGCAGCCTGCGCCGCAACCGCGCCGCCCACGCGCTCCTGGTGGCGCTCGCCGATATCGGCGGCGTCTGGTCGCTGGAGCAGGTGACGGCGGCACTCTCCGATTTCGCCGACGCCTCGGTGAGCGCCGCGGTCGACGCGGCCCTGATCCAGGCCGCCGGCACCGGCCGCTTCCGCCCCGCCGATCCGGGCAAGCCCCAGGAGGGATCCGGGCTCATCGTGCTCGGCATGGGCAAGCTCGGGGCGGGCGAGCTCAACTATTCGAGCGACGTCGACCTGATCGTGCTGTTCGACCCCGACGTCGCCCCTCTGCGCGATGGCGTCGAGGCGACGCCGTTCTTCAGCCGGATCGCGCAGACGGTCGCCAAGCTCCTGCAGGAGCGCACCGCCGACGGCTACGTCCACCGGGTCGATTACCGCCTGCGGCCCGATCCCGGCTCGACCCCGACCGCCCTGTCGCTGCCTTCCGCCTACACCTACTACGAGACGGTGGGGCAGAACTGGGAGCGCGCCGCCTTCATCAAGGCCAGGGCGGTGGCCGGCGACCTCCCGCTGGCCGAGCGTTTCCTCTCCGAGCTGCGTCCGTTCATCTGGCGCAAGTACTTCGACTTCGCCTCGATCGCCGACGTGCACGCGATGAAGCGGCAGATCCACGCCGTGCGCGGCCACGGCGCCATCGCGGTCGCCGGCCACGACATCAAGCTCGGGCGCGGCGGCATCCGCGAGGTCGAGTTCTTCGTCCAGACCCAGCAGCTCGTCTTCGGCGGCCGGCGCCCGTCCCTGCGCGGCCGGCGCACGCTCGAGATGCTGGCGGTCCTGCACGACGAAGGCTGGATCACGCCGCAAGCGCGGGACGAGCTCTCCGACGCCTACCGCTTCCTGCGCACCGTCGAGCACCGGCTGCAGATGGTGGCGGACGAGCAGACCCAGCGCCTGCCCGAGGAACCCTCGAAGCTCGGACGCTTCGCCCGCTTCCTCGGCTATCCCGACGAGGCCGCCTTCGGCGAGGCCCTGACCGCGGAGGCGCGCCGGGTGCAGGGCCACTACGCCCTGCTGTTCGAGGCCGAGCCGGACCTCGCGGCGGAGGTGGGCGACCTCGTCTTCACCGGCTCGGACGACGATCCCGAGACGCTCGCGACCTTGCGCCGCCTCGGCTTCCGGGCGCCGGAGCGGGCGACCGAGACCGTGCGCGGCTGGCATTTCGGGCGCCGCCCGGCGGTGACGAGCCCGCGGGCGCGGGAGGTGCTGACCGAGCTGGTGCCGGCCCTGATCCAGGCCCTGTCGGGTACCGCCGACCCGGACGGGGCGCTCGCCGCCCTCGACCGCGCCTTCGGGCGGATGCCGGCGGCCGTCGAGCTCCTCACCATCCTGCGCTCGCACGAGCGCTTGCGGCTGCTCTTCGCCGACCTCCTCGGCACCGTGCCGCGGCTCGCCGACACGGTGGCGTTCAGCCCGCACGTCCTCGACGCGGTGATCGACCCCGCCTTCGTGGCGCCGGTGACCGAGGCCGAGGCCTTGGCGCTCCAGTTCCGCGCCGGGATCGGCCAGCCCCGCGACCTCGAGGATTTCCTCGACCGCAGCCGCGACGCCGCCCGGCAGCTGCGCTTCGTCACCGGAGCGCGCCTCCTCTCCGGCATCCTGCCGCCCTCGGGCGCCGGCCGGGCCTATGCGGGCATCGCCGAGGCCGCCGTCGCGGCGGCGCTCCGGGCGGTCGAATCGGCCTTCGCGGAGGAGCACGGGCGGGTGCCGGGGGGCCGGTTCGCGGTGCTGGGCCTCGGGCGCCTCGGCTCGTGCCAGCTCACCGCCGATTCCGACCTCGACCTCGTCGTCCTGTACGATTTCAACGAGACGCGGCGCGAGAGCGACGGCAGGCGCGCCCTCGACGCCGCGGTCTACTACAACCGCCTGACCCAGCGCCTCGTCGGGGCGCTCACCGTGCCGACGCGGCGCGGCCGGCTCTACGAGGTGGATCTGCGCCTGCGCCCGAGCGGCGGCCAGGGGCCGATCGCCAACCAGTGGCAGCGCTTCGCGGCCTATTGGCGCGAGGAGGCGGAGCCGTGGGAGCACATGGCCCTGACCCGCGCGCGCGCCATCGCGGGCGACGCGAGCCTGATGCGGGAGGCCGACGCGGCCGCGGGCGCGATCCTGCGCCAGCCCCGCGACGCGCGCACGGTCGCCAGCGAGGTGCGGGCGATGCGCGCGCTCGTCGCCCGCGAGAAGGGCGACCACGGCCCCCTCGACCTGAAGCTCGCCCCGGGCGGGCTCCTCGACCTCGATTTCCTGGGACAAGCCCTGGTTCTGTCCCACGCCGCGCGACATCCCGACCTCGTCGGGCTAGACGCGCCGGGGGTGCTGGAGCGCGCCGGCGACCACGGCCTCCTCGAACCCGGCCTCGCGGGGCGCCTCGTCACCGCCTACCGGTTCCTCGACGACGCCCACCACTGGCAGCGCCTGATGGTCGAGGGCGATTTCGGCCGCACCGCGCCGCCGGCCGCCCGCGCGCGGCTCGCGGCGGCCCTCGGCCAGCCCGACGAGGCGGCGCTGACGGCGCAACTGACCGAGACCCGGGCCGGGGTGCGGGAGGCGTTCGAGGCGATCCTGGGGTGA
- a CDS encoding sensor histidine kinase — translation MSASVAPGGQDGVLARLGALFRTTAFKLSLAYLLVFAAFAFFALGYVAWNARRVLDDQIVSTIEAEINGLSDQYATGGIRRLVSVVERRSREPGASLYLVTTPAGEHVVGNVEALPPGTLAEPGQTETAYARSTDGDRLDHRAIVRIFTLPGGFRLLVGRDVEERDRLRAVIGRAFAWSLMLVVGLGFLGSWFIAQRVLKRVDHMTEITRGIMAGDLDGRLTLAGTGDELDRLASNLNAMLDRIGELMRGMREVSDNIAHDLKTPLTRLRNKADAALREGRDPDALRAALEANIEESDNLIRVFNALLMIARLEAGNAREGLDEFDAGAVALEVAELYEAVAEERGIVVTAEVEDGLMVHGSRELIGQAMANLIDNALKYGAKAAEAGAAEPVVRVAARREDGEVVLSVADRGEGIPEAERGRVLERFVRLETARTRPGFGLGLSLVNAVARLHQGRLVLEDNSGETDTLGLRATLRLPALSREPAPKEIAA, via the coding sequence GTGAGCGCGTCCGTCGCGCCCGGCGGACAGGACGGGGTGCTGGCGCGCCTCGGCGCGCTGTTCCGCACCACCGCCTTCAAGCTCTCGCTCGCCTACCTGCTGGTCTTCGCCGCCTTCGCGTTCTTCGCCCTCGGCTACGTCGCCTGGAACGCGAGGCGGGTCCTCGACGACCAGATCGTCTCGACCATCGAGGCCGAGATCAACGGCCTGTCCGACCAGTACGCCACCGGCGGCATCCGCCGCCTCGTCAGCGTGGTCGAGCGCCGCTCGCGCGAGCCCGGCGCCTCGCTCTACCTCGTCACCACGCCGGCCGGGGAGCACGTCGTCGGCAACGTCGAGGCGCTGCCGCCCGGCACCCTCGCCGAGCCCGGCCAGACCGAGACGGCCTACGCCCGCAGCACCGACGGCGACCGCCTCGACCACCGGGCGATCGTGCGCATCTTCACCCTGCCGGGGGGATTCCGCCTGCTCGTCGGCCGCGACGTCGAGGAGCGCGACCGCCTGCGGGCGGTGATCGGGCGCGCCTTCGCCTGGTCGCTGATGCTGGTGGTGGGCCTCGGCTTCCTCGGCAGCTGGTTCATCGCCCAGCGGGTGCTCAAGCGCGTCGACCACATGACCGAGATCACCCGCGGCATCATGGCGGGCGACCTCGACGGGCGCCTGACGCTCGCCGGCACCGGCGACGAGCTCGACCGGCTGGCGAGCAACCTCAACGCGATGCTCGACCGGATCGGCGAATTGATGCGCGGCATGCGCGAGGTCTCGGACAACATCGCCCACGACCTCAAGACCCCGCTCACCCGCCTGCGCAACAAGGCCGATGCGGCTTTGCGCGAGGGACGGGACCCGGACGCCCTGCGGGCGGCGCTGGAGGCCAACATCGAGGAGAGCGACAACCTCATCCGGGTGTTCAACGCCCTCCTGATGATCGCCCGCCTCGAGGCCGGGAACGCCCGCGAGGGCCTGGACGAATTCGACGCCGGGGCGGTCGCCCTCGAGGTCGCGGAGCTGTACGAAGCGGTGGCGGAGGAACGCGGGATCGTCGTGACGGCCGAGGTCGAGGACGGCCTGATGGTGCATGGCAGCCGCGAGCTGATCGGACAGGCGATGGCGAACCTAATCGACAACGCCCTGAAATACGGGGCGAAGGCGGCCGAGGCCGGTGCGGCCGAGCCGGTGGTCCGCGTCGCGGCCCGGCGCGAGGACGGCGAGGTCGTCCTGTCGGTCGCCGATCGCGGCGAGGGCATCCCGGAGGCCGAGCGCGGCCGGGTCCTGGAGCGCTTCGTGCGCCTCGAGACCGCCCGCACCCGGCCGGGCTTCGGCCTGGGGCTGAGCCTCGTCAACGCGGTCGCCCGCCTGCACCAGGGCCGCCTCGTCCTGGAGGACAATTCCGGGGAAACCGATACACTCGGCCTGCGCGCCACCCTGCGGCTGCCGGCCCTGTCGCGCGAGCCCGCGCCGAAGGAGATCGCCGCGTGA
- a CDS encoding response regulator transcription factor, producing the protein MRLLIIEDDREASAYLSKAFREAGHVADTADDGLDGYALAREGAYDVLVVDRMLPKLDGLSLIRSLREQGVETPVLILSALGQVDDRVKGLKAGGDDYLPKPYAFSELMARIEVLARRRGGGGGTEATSYRVGDLELDRLSHRVTRSGQEIPLQPREFRLLEYLMRHAGQVVTRTMLLEHVWDYHFDPQTNVIDVHVSRLRAKVDKGFERPMIHTVRGAGYMVRAGGEA; encoded by the coding sequence ATGCGCCTCCTGATCATCGAGGACGACCGCGAGGCGTCCGCCTACCTCTCCAAGGCCTTTCGCGAGGCCGGCCACGTCGCCGACACCGCCGATGACGGGCTCGACGGCTACGCGCTGGCGCGCGAGGGCGCCTACGACGTCCTGGTGGTCGACCGGATGCTGCCGAAGCTCGACGGCCTGTCGCTGATCCGCTCCCTGCGCGAGCAGGGCGTCGAGACGCCGGTCCTGATCCTCTCGGCCTTGGGCCAGGTCGACGACCGGGTGAAGGGCCTCAAGGCCGGCGGCGACGACTACCTGCCGAAGCCCTACGCCTTCTCCGAGCTGATGGCCCGGATCGAGGTCCTGGCCCGCCGGCGCGGCGGCGGAGGCGGCACCGAGGCGACGAGCTACCGCGTCGGCGACCTCGAGCTCGACCGGTTGTCCCACCGGGTCACCCGGAGCGGCCAGGAGATCCCGCTCCAGCCGCGGGAATTCCGCCTGCTCGAGTACCTGATGCGCCATGCCGGCCAGGTCGTCACCCGCACGATGCTGCTCGAGCACGTCTGGGACTACCATTTCGACCCGCAGACCAACGTCATCGACGTCCACGTCTCGCGCCTGCGCGCCAAGGTCGACAAGGGCTTCGAGCGCCCGATGATCCACACCGTGCGGGGTGCCGGCTACATGGTCCGCGCCGGCGGCGAGGCGTGA
- a CDS encoding YoaK family protein, translating to MAAEKDTKAFPAAASTRVPFALALSALAGCADAIGFLEFSQLFMSFMSGNTTRLGAAVSLGDWGNVTRVGSTIALFCFGAFLGTLIAAAVGYWRLAVLLGLQALLLCVGLVMPRGPFEFPLHAYPIVLALGMQNAVLQDEEGRSLALTYVTGAVVRFGTGLANLLLGHPSPSFWIQAPLWAALTLGAISGGLLHGAFGERAFLVPAVLAAVLAAVALAMTLVHGDGPLVSGTKSPAPDAAATAPPVV from the coding sequence ATGGCAGCAGAGAAGGACACCAAGGCCTTTCCGGCCGCCGCGAGCACGCGGGTTCCGTTCGCGCTGGCCCTGTCGGCACTCGCCGGCTGCGCGGACGCGATCGGGTTCCTGGAATTCTCGCAGCTGTTCATGTCGTTCATGAGCGGCAACACCACCCGCCTCGGCGCGGCGGTCAGCCTCGGCGACTGGGGCAACGTCACCCGGGTCGGCAGCACCATCGCGCTGTTCTGCTTCGGGGCGTTCCTCGGCACGCTGATCGCCGCCGCTGTCGGCTACTGGCGCCTCGCGGTGCTGCTCGGCCTCCAGGCGCTGCTGCTCTGCGTCGGCCTCGTCATGCCGCGCGGTCCGTTCGAGTTCCCGCTCCACGCCTACCCGATCGTGCTGGCGCTCGGCATGCAGAACGCCGTCCTGCAGGACGAGGAGGGGCGCAGCCTGGCGCTGACCTACGTCACCGGCGCGGTGGTGCGTTTCGGCACCGGGCTCGCCAACCTGCTGCTCGGCCATCCCTCGCCGTCGTTCTGGATCCAGGCGCCGCTCTGGGCCGCCCTGACGCTCGGAGCGATCTCCGGCGGCCTGCTGCACGGCGCCTTCGGCGAGCGCGCCTTCCTGGTGCCGGCGGTGCTGGCGGCGGTGCTGGCGGCGGTCGCCCTGGCGATGACGCTCGTCCACGGCGACGGGCCGCTCGTCTCCGGCACCAAGTCCCCGGCCCCGGACGCCGCCGCCACGGCGCCGCCGGTGGTCTGA
- a CDS encoding response regulator → MPGQERPHRLRVLVVEDEYFIADDISRALIRHGAEVVGPVPTVEEARALLASHALDLAVLDINLRGELVYSLVGELNRRGVPMIFATGYDAAAIPAEHAAIPAWSKPFDYEALADLLPGLRRP, encoded by the coding sequence ATGCCAGGACAGGAGAGGCCCCACCGGCTCCGGGTCCTCGTCGTCGAGGACGAGTACTTCATCGCCGACGACATCTCCCGTGCCCTGATCCGGCACGGCGCCGAGGTGGTCGGCCCGGTGCCGACGGTCGAGGAGGCGCGCGCGCTTCTCGCGTCGCACGCCCTCGACCTCGCGGTCCTGGACATCAACCTGCGGGGCGAGCTCGTCTACTCGCTCGTCGGCGAGCTGAACCGGCGCGGCGTGCCGATGATCTTCGCCACCGGCTACGATGCCGCCGCGATCCCGGCCGAGCACGCGGCGATCCCGGCCTGGTCGAAACCCTTCGACTACGAGGCCCTGGCCGACCTGCTGCCGGGCCTGCGCCGTCCGTGA
- a CDS encoding pyridoxamine 5'-phosphate oxidase family protein, which yields MRDAAEIRDAMDLRDHMGPVSRLAEGKVLARLDGHARAFIALSPFLVVASADAEGRADASPRGDAPGFVRVLDDATLLIPDRRGNNRADSFGNLLAAPGIGLIFLVPGITETLRVNGTARITTDPDLLAPLAAQGKVPTTGLVVAVREAFFHCGKAVMRARLWDPAAQIPRDGFPSLGRVLAEQTSAMTTAEAERLMEESYRTRLY from the coding sequence ATGCGCGATGCCGCCGAGATCCGTGACGCGATGGACCTGCGCGACCACATGGGCCCGGTCAGCCGCCTGGCCGAGGGCAAGGTGCTCGCGCGGCTTGACGGCCATGCCCGCGCCTTCATCGCGCTCTCGCCGTTCCTGGTCGTCGCCAGCGCCGACGCCGAGGGCCGCGCCGATGCCAGCCCGCGGGGCGACGCGCCGGGCTTCGTCCGGGTCCTCGACGACGCCACGCTGCTGATCCCGGACCGGCGCGGCAACAACCGCGCCGACAGCTTCGGCAACCTGCTGGCGGCGCCGGGCATCGGCCTGATCTTCCTCGTGCCCGGCATCACCGAGACCCTGCGGGTCAACGGCACCGCCCGCATCACCACCGATCCGGACCTGCTGGCGCCGCTCGCCGCGCAAGGGAAGGTGCCGACGACCGGGCTCGTCGTCGCGGTGCGCGAGGCTTTCTTCCATTGCGGCAAGGCGGTGATGCGCGCGCGGCTCTGGGACCCCGCCGCGCAGATCCCGCGCGACGGTTTCCCGAGCCTCGGCCGCGTGCTCGCCGAGCAGACGAGCGCGATGACCACCGCGGAGGCCGAGCGGCTGATGGAGGAATCCTACCGGACGCGGCTCTATTGA